The Phocoena sinus isolate mPhoSin1 chromosome 8, mPhoSin1.pri, whole genome shotgun sequence nucleotide sequence CAGTGAGCCTATTGCtttaatatacaaagaattcatatgaatcaataagaaaagttaagcagttttatagaaaaatggacaaaggccATAAACAgctcacagaaaaataaattaccaatAAATGTATGTAAAGATGCttaatcaaggaaatgcaaattttaagtataaattaaaataataatgcagtACCATTTTAATGCCAATTATACACTCAAAAAAGACTAGTAATACCCATGTTGATGTAAATGTGGGGAAATGGATCAGTGGAATTAAAATTGGAGAGTGCTTTTTAGAGAGTAATTTAGCATAATCTGTCGATTTTTAAttataaccatttttttaaaagactgcagttgacccttgaacaacacaggggttggGGCACCGACCGCCTGTGTAgtcaaaaatctgcatgtaaCTTTATAGTGGCCCTCTGTATCCGCAATTCCACATCCATAGCTTCAAGCAACCACAGATTGTGTGGTAtggtagtatttactgttgagaAAAATCTGCATCTAAGTGGACCCACTCAGTTCAAATCCAtgtgttcaagagtcaactgcatgaaaatttaaatgataGAAGTTATTCTACCTGTCTATTTTGAGAAGGAtgtgcacttttaaaaaaaatataaatacctaTTTGCCGCTTGTAGGATTTGACAAAGCACAAGCAGAAACAATTGTATCAGCATTAACCATTTTATCAAATGTCAGCCTCGATACTATCTATAAGGAGATGGTCACTCAAGCTCAACaggtaatgttttcatttttatcacttcTGACAGTTCCATTAGACAATTATTTTCATAACTGCATCTCTGTTTAGCCACCCACCTTCTAAACACACCTGCATCTTCCTTATTATTCTCTCTAAAGGAACCAAAAATGAAAAACGTGTAGCAAAGTCAGTATCCAGAGAGACTGAGGAGTTAGAATAGTCATCACAAAATTATGGTAACACAAAGAGTAAAATTTTGTCAGATCTTTCATTGTGTAAGATAATTATATTATTTGAGTCATGGGATGGTGGTAGGTTGTTAGTGAAACAACTTTTTCCACATAGAAAGCCCACCACAGTAGAAGAGCTGACCAGTTTACTGCAGTCATGTGTATGTTCTGGTTAATTTTCACAAAGTTGGAAAGCTGGAAGGGACTTAACATACATGGCTGGGAAGGAGTTCATAAATCACCTAAGATGCTTTAATCTGACCAGATACCTGAATCCTTAAACGCCAAGTAATACCATTTACTAAGAACTTAAGAAGTGAGAGGCAGTGCTGGGGACTGCTCATATATGatcttatttaatctctctaacAACCTTGAAAAGTAGGTAGAATTATTCTATTTTACCACCGAAGAAAGgatcagagaggttcagtaatttGCAAGAGTTGTCATTGTGGTGCTATGGACAAAAAGCAATAATTTTATATGAAGGATAGAATAAGCTGAATGAACTTAACTGTAGAATAATAATTCATAATCTGTCGATCATGAATTAATTACTGTGTTtaagaatctgttttctttctctggttatatttttttaattttaattttttaaatttaggctttcttcttcagataaatatttcACAGCAGAGAAATATTAGGATTTCTTTCTTACATAAAATTAGGAGCTCTTGCATAAAATGTCATTACTTCAAAGGTCATGAAAGAgcgaaatttttaaaagattttttctgtaatatccaaataattatgtatttagaATTAAAAGCATTCAGCCCCTAGATTTAACTTAACTTTAAATTTGTATGTGTATTATTTTAGCTAAATTTATTCAGGATCATAACAGACTATTAATATTAAATCCACCAAAGAAAAAGCCACTCATTTAATCCCCCCCAAACCTTTGAGCTATCCTGAAAGAGCTAATGGTACTCCTAAATCAGATTTTTAAGTTTCTCTGCAATATAATCAGTGAATTAAAActgttttttgaggaatttttatGCTGCCAGGGCCATTTAatcttacatttaaaatgtaggattgggggcttccctggtggcgcagtggttgagagtccgcctgccgatgcagaggacacgggctcgtgctccggtctgggaggatcccacatgacgcggagcggctgagcctgtgagccatggccgctgagcctgcgcatcaacgggagaggccacaacagtgagaggcctgtgtaccacacacacacacacacacacacacacacacacacacacacacacacacacaatgcaggATTGGATGTAGGAACACTACTATTGAACTTCTGGGTTTTTTATTACTGGTGTATGAAATCAAAATCCCATTCCATCCTTGAGCCATAGGCCATGAGGCAAACAAGCTTCATACCTGATCACTTCAGAAAGAGCCATGCTAAGTCAAGTGTGCTCAGTCTGAGAATTCGGTTATATTCTGAATTTGCTTATAGTCTGAATAACATTCATATTCTCTGGTGGCGCCACAGTAGTTACAATGATCACACTTTTAATAGATTTGACTGTATTAAATTTTTCCACTTAAAGTTTTTGAAGATGGACATACGTGCTATCTTATAGGCTTTTTGAGTCCCAAACTATTTAGAGGCGGAAAGGGAGGTAGAAAGAGTTTAGAGTCACAGTACAGTAATTCCTTATTCTCAGGTTCAGAGTCTATAAGAAGTATGTAGTTACATTTTCTACTCTTCTCTATGTAGTTCTggtaataaaataacattttgttaaagacttaaacaaaaataataatatagttaaTGTCTTCGAACTCCTTCATAATGATATTTGGGGGGAACAAGACCGACAACCCCTAGAGGCCACTTCTGTATGACTTCTGAGGTAATTCTCATGAATATTTCAAGCAGAACTgcataaaagaaaatgaacctCCCTCCCCAATAATATAGATGAGGGATAGGGAAAGCATTAGAGTCAGGGATGTCTATTGTACAcagtaaaaaatactttttaattttatgataggaataatatttaaagcaaaactcCCTCCACATCAAAACATTGGAGTCACACTGTCCTGCTTCAGCCATTAGACACCTGTCTCATGACATTCATTGAATGCTAACTGTGCACCAAGTATTACTGTAAGCATTTTACATGCACTATATCATTTAGTCCTCAAAACAACTCTATAAGATATAGGTagtttttattcctatttcagCAAAGAGGAGGTCAAAGAAGCTAAATAATGTGCCCAAAGGCTCATAGTAAATGGCAGCGtttggattcaaacccaggcagcctgactccagaactcacattttttttttttttttttttgctgtatgcgggcctctcactgctgtggcctctcccattgcggagcacatgctccggacgcgcaggctcagcggccatggctcacgggcccagccgctccacagcatgtgggatcctcccagaccggggcacgaacccgtgtcccctgcatcagcaggcggactctcaaccactgtgccaccagggaagccccagaactcaCATTTTTAACCTCCAGTCTATGTGGCTGTGCCATCTGACCGCTGTTCTTAGAGAATATGTGTGCACTCCAGACCCTTTGAAGACTGAGTCATTCCGTAGCCATGCATCTGGAACTACTGTAGCCTCTGTTTTCTAAATGTCAAGGCAGTTTTGAAATAGGCTTTCTCACCCATATTGTGGTCAGTGGAGGACTGTAACCCCAACAATGTACTCCTAGCCACAAACTATGACAACGTGGGAGTTCCACTAGTCATTCTGttcttgtttgggtttttctgttttgtttataaacCCTGTTATAGAGGGTTTCTTTCAAGGTTACACCttcatctactttttcttttgattaaaaagagataaaagatgaGTCAGCAAGCTACACGATTTTGAGAAGTTTAGTGGTTAACGTTATATTTGCCTTGTGAGACTGCTTTAAATCATTTCTACAAAAATGTCCCTCCCTAGCAAAGTAAAAGTTTATAAGTCTatcagatagggcttccctggtggtgcagtggttaagaatccgcctgccaatgcaggggacccaggttcgatccctagtctgggaagatcccacatgccacggagcaactaagcccgtgcaccacagctactgagcctgtgctctagcgcccgctaactcctgaagcccgcgcaccacaactcctgaagcctgcgcacctaaagcccgtgctccgcaacaagagaagccactgcagtgagaagcccgtgcaccacaacaaagagtagcccccgctcactgcaactagagaaagcccacacgcagcaatgaagacccaacacagccaaaaataaataaaataaattttaaaaaaagaaagaaagaatttgtgtggtgatggaggtgttaactaaaaacttaaaaaaaaaaatctatcagatAGGGGCCACCTTTTCTTTCACAAATTCTTTGTAGTGCCAAATATAGGAAAGATACTCAGGAATTTAAACCAAACTATGTTATACTGACAATTATTTAAACCATACTTCTATTTTATTACCTGACTTCTAAGTCTTATTCAGTATCCTGGAAATTTCTGATGGTAGAAGATCCTTCAAAAtcaacttccctggcggtccagtggttaagactccatgcttccactgtctggggtgcaggttcgatccctggtcgggaaccaagatcccgcaagccgtgcagccaaaaaataaaaattaaaaaaaaaaaaaaagcaaagcaatgaaagataaaaactttcccacatggatatttttaaaataaataaacaaaaaagagtatTTGCTGAGGAGCTCTTGGAGGTTAAGTAAGCATTTAATTGGGATTCTTTCATTGAAAAGACCTAGACATGTGTTTCTCTTCACTGGgaaatactttttcttccttgaatctcctacttcttttaattttgatatttcagATATAtaggtttcatttgttttgttttttacttagcCAAGCAACATTATACCTTGTAGCaagacaataatttttaaaaattttcatgaacAATTCCATGCAATGGGATGGCATCactcagttattttaatttttcattttaggaaaTAACAGTACAACAGTTAATGGCTCATTTGGACTCCATCAGGAAAGACATGGTCATCCTAGAGAAAAGTGAATTTGCAAATCTGCGAGCAGAGAACCAGGTGATGCAAGTCTCAATTTATTACTAATAAAATAACTGATTTCATAAGTATCCTACTTGGTGAAGAATAGGACCCCAAAACAATTTCATAtggttattaaataattattagcaAGTTTTTAGATAAAAGTATACATGTTTAACCATACCTAACCTATGTATACATCATAGTTTCTTGCATACTAAAGAATGACAGTTGTATCTTAAACAGGTCACATAAAAGGAAATCTTtgatctacatatattttattaaatttctagtGTAGTTCAGAATAATGTTCTCAGAACTGACAGTAATGtagcattttccatttttttggttctgtaataattattttgtcatttaagagaaaaatgtttctgtAATTCAGTCAGAACTTTGTTGTTACCCACtagcttaaaacattttaaaatttagaataccaatctttttttatttttaagtagaatACAGTAGGTCCCCCTTTATCTGCATTTTCGCTTTCCACAGTTTTTAGTTACTTGTGGTCAActgcagtctgaaaatattaagtggaaaattccagaaataaacaattcatatgTTTATGTCACACTgatctgagtagcatgatgaaatctttCACCGTCCCACTCCATTCCCCCCAGGACATGAATCATCTCTTTGTCCAGTGTATCCACACTGTATATGCTACCTACCCATTAGTATAAGAAAAAACATAATACATATAGGGTTCAGTACTATTCGAGGTTTCATCCACTTGGGGTCTCGGAACATATCCCCAGTGGATCAGGAGGGACTACTGTATTGAAACATAAATACATTGTCTAATGTTATGTTCgtaattattttctgaattagttctttttttgtctttattctttatcAGATAATGTATTAGAAATCCACAGAATGTCCAATTTTTGCTTATGCAaggtttcagattttttttaataaatcataaTATGGACTTTGATTTAACACCAATTGTGTGTGATCTTTCTTTAtacctagaaaatgaaaattgaattAGAACAAGTTAAGCAACAACTGATAGTAAGTGAAACTTTTTTCCCCACTTCAGAATAGTTCATTAATTTCAGAACAAATATTCATTACAAGatcactttcttaatttttttttctttaaagaatgaaaCCAGTCGAATCAGAGCAGATAATAAACTGGATATCAACCTAGAAAGGAGCAGAGTAACAGATATGGTAATGtgcttttaaatgtacttttttgCACTTAAtcctttttaattccttttagtcttttttttaacctcttgatAAACCATATCGTTTAGTTTACAGAtcaagaaaagaaacttatggagGCAACCACAGAATTTACCAAAAATGTAAGCTGCTATGTAAAAGTTTCTCTTCTGTATAGCTCTCATGCCTTATGTAACTGCCTTTATATGTATCATTTTATAAGTTTGGACTTCAACAAGCTAGCCCTATAGATTCCATGATTTCCTCGTAGCTGTTATAGTTAACCAGTACTTTGGGGGAAGCTGCTACCAGGTGGAGGGGAGTACCTGAGCTGTGACTTCTGAGTCAGAATCAAGCTTTCCAGgtagcatactttttttttaactaaattatttttatatggacgagaactattttttaaaaaagacaaggaTTCACAATTAGTATTTAATGAATGCCTAGGTTCAgtcaaataaaaagtttttatgtTAGATACTGTTTTACTTACCTTTTTtgtctattaatttatttaatcctcatatcaGCCTCTGTGTGAGGTAGGCACTCTATTCCCATTCTACCAATTTGGAAAGTGAGGCAGAAGGAAgttaaggtcacacaactaaaaAGTGGTAGAGCCAGATGTCAACCTGGATTCTAAATTCCATACTCATAACTACTGTTTACCTCTCAGTAATCCTAAATTGTGATCATTAATTAATCTCTGTGGCTGAGT carries:
- the CCDC90B gene encoding coiled-coil domain-containing protein 90B, mitochondrial isoform X2, with amino-acid sequence MWGRWFGRLLRSEGCGARRVSTPRGRFSPALRRDFFTTATKEGYDMRPVDITPLEQRKLTFDTHALVQDLETHGFDKAQAETIVSALTILSNVSLDTIYKEMVTQAQQEITVQQLMAHLDSIRKDMVILEKSEFANLRAENQKMKIELEQVKQQLINETSRIRADNKLDINLERSRVTDMIKKRNLWRQPQNLPKMIPKPEVLFQRPVTKLTLKLLL